AGAacggcatagaatggactttcatagTATCAATGATTTATGATTGGAGTACTTagaagtaagtgctttaagttagaagttgacttagagccttataagagataagaagttgacatgattgggggcaagctcccatttgactgagagATTCGTTAtgctgggtctggccagcccacatgactaagatctcggtgattgtcaattagatTTTTAGCATGAAAGTAGAACATCATCTCAATGCCTAGACTTGTACTATATAGTTGGTACAATAAGATTTTCTTTTATCACGATGAGAGTGTTTTACTTTTGTCCACTTATGAGTccttatttttgctattttaagaAATGGGTCAATACAattgggacatcccaaaatagcAAGTGAGCCAATATaaatgggacggatgaagtatatcaTAAGAAAAGATTCAACAATAAAGAAAATTTCATATAGACGTGTTGATAAATGTTCGAACCTGACTATTATCTATATACATGTACTCATCCTAAATTCAATTAGTTGTCTGATctcatttaaatttataaatacagaTTGTTACAATGATATAGTTCAATTATCAAAATTTAGCATATTTGTCCTATTTATATCATACGTGCAGACTGCTAGGGACGTTTCCCATGAGAATCCCAAACGGGATGATGTGTTCACGCGGGTGAAACCCTGGAATAATTGGAAACCTAAGAAAACGAGGCAGAATATAGGGCCGCAGATCGGTAATGGCTTTGCGGTTCTAGAAACTAACGATGGTGAATATGTTGAAAGAGAACATGTGGACCGTGTGGAGAATTCTGACAGCTACATAGATGAGGGGATCATGGCGAACAGTAGCGCGGTTGCGTCCGCGCTCGGTTGCAAGCCCGACAGCGCGGACACAACCACAAAGGGAGGAGCTGAGGCAGCCTGCTGAGGCAGTGACCTTTGGTCAGGCTATGCCCACGACCATGGCTACTGGTCTGATGAGTTCAACAGCTCGGCTGGATGCGGAGATGGAGATCGCGGCCAGTTCTGCGGATTGGTTTTCACCGCAGACTGCTGCGAAGTCTAGGCAGCAAATGGTGACCATGAGGCAGCCTGCCGAGGCGGGTGCGACTCTTGGTCAGACCATTCAGTTCACAGACACGACAGTTGGCCCAACGTTTTTAGCAACTCGGTCGGGCATGGAGAGGGAAATTGAGGCTGGTTCTGCGGGTCGGGTTTCTCCGCACAACATCGATAAAAGCGGGGTATCTCGCATGAGAGTAGAAATTATTCATCCACTCCTACTCCGGAGGATATTGCTAGTCGTATTAGTAGGTTAGAGAAGCATGTTAGTCAGGGGATGAAACTGCTCGTTGATCAAGCGCCGCCTAAGCGTGGACGAGGCCGTCCTCCTAAGGGTATGGAGCGTCCGCGCGTACCACAAGCTCCGGAAGATAGCATCAAAGGTCGCCTCAGAAATGTGGAGGAAATGGGATATAAGCGATGAAGTTTGTTGTTGATCATAGAAGAAATGCTAGCTAGTTTGTGTGCTATGAATAATATCGCCAACGACCGTTGATCGGATGAAATGAATTTGGACGACTTCCACACCAACATAGGTTTTCTTTATTGTTAGGTGTTTGTGCGAATGGGTCTTTAGCGAAGCTTTTTAGGGCGTTTTTGCTGATTCGCCTTTTGTTTTCTGTTGTTTGATGAGCTCGTCTTTGAGTTTCGGTCCCTAGTCTGCGTTCTTGTGTTTTCAAGggcttttttttcttctttcttttatataaaactcaatttaattaataatatcaattttatcatCAAATCTCTTCTTTAATAGCTCAATCATGATCTGGTGTGACGTGTTATATTGTCAGTCAAATCCTTCATAACAGACATTTAAGGTGGGAAACCCTGATCCGTAACTACAAAATCGACCCATACCAACGGGTTCGGGACAGGTCGGTCCATTCTGTAAGAGATATGGTCTGGGTTGGGATAGATATGTAGGACCGAACAATCATCGGATCGGTCCGGGTCAAAACCCGCTTGAATCGGTTGAACCCGATATaggtaaattatatatttattttttatttttataatagaataatttttaaagcGTAATAGTTAATCTCAATTCATTTGGCAAACCCAGAAACTCTACTACCCTTCCCTCCCTGTTAATCTGCCTGTCGTCTCTCTTCTTCATTTCTCACAAACTCGACGCCTCACGCCTGACCAGCCACCGGTGCTCGCCGCAGCCTCACGCGAGCAAAGCACAACAGCCTCCGGTAGCCCTCATCTTCTCGCCGCTCTCTAGAGTCCAGATAACTCCATCCTTTTGGCAGCGACTTCCTATCGCTGACGATCGTCACACTCACCGCCTCCACGATTCCAGCCTCCAGTTCACAAATTAAGGTAAAACGTTAATTACCTAGGGCTCAAAATTATATGCTCAGATTTTATCACATTTCTTGCGTTTAGATTTTACATTTTGCTTGAATTTACATTACTTGAGTTCAGATTTGATCTAGGGCTAGATTTTCGGCTTGAAATTATATGTTCCTTGATTTATAATTGAATggtaaaaaattgtaaaaaaaatatatgtttgaATTTAAGCTTGAAATTATATGTTCAGATTTTTAGCTTGAAATTATATAGTGCAgattttcagctttcttaagtTTTGATTTTCTTATTTGTTTTAGTAAGATTGAGTCTTGCTGTGTAAATTCGTGTATATCTTAAATTCATTTAGCGGATCGTTTACCTTGAGCGAGGCACCGTAGGTGTTTTATGACCGAATTGGGTAACTATTCTTGACGTACTGGTCTCCATTGTTTTAGTACAGTCTATGATACTGTATCTGCACATATACTTACTTTTCTTGTGTGCGAGATTTAATGTTTTTGGATAAATGACAATTTCAACAttacttatattttaaaattatattaacaataatttaaaaattatttatatataatttgaatagTTTTACGAAATAATGAATTCTCTCCAACACTGCTAATTAGAGTTGTCAAAATGAGCCAAAAGTGGCCTGGCCCGATCAGCCCGCCCGTAGTTTTGACTgggctgggctaggatttttaaggcaaaaaaaaaaaactgagcCTATCTGGCCCGATCTATGCGGCCCGTGGGCCGAAAAGCCCGCCGAGCTTTTGGGCTAGATAGGCCCGGTAGTAAAATAGGCCTTTAGGCaacttttttaataaaataagtaaataactatcatttattttgaattgaatCACGTttaaattatttctaatttagcAATCAACATCTAATTGAAACTAAactaatgttttttttttttttttttgtggatttGTGATGAATTTTGATGTGATGAATATGGTGTGatgaatttttttgttttgagaaTGCCGAATATATATGCTTTTGTTTTTTAGAATTCCGAATATATATTGTTTACAGGGGAAAAGGTTGTCAATTGTGATATTGTTTGCATTTTTTTAGGGGGTCATACTGTTTACATTCACTTTTATTAATTTACATAATTTAGATATGTAgatacagaaccgatcacctacccaccgtgggcaagcataacgtgcccaccattgatgtgataattttaattagaaaagagaattaataaatcttactttaattaaaattatcttaccaTAATTATAATTgccacatcatggtgggcacgttatgcatgcccacagtgggtaggtgatcgtttCTGTATGTAGATATAGTTGGCAGTTGCTACTTTAAACCCTTTTTGTTTCAATGTATTTGTCTTcaacttttattctttaaatttaatttaatttatcaatttttggaagtaaaaaaaaattatatattaatttatcaattttggCCATTTTAGCCCGACCCGCCCGACGGCCCGTatagggccgggctgggcttcatCTTTCGAGGCCCACTGAAATTTTTGGCCGGGCCGGGCCACAAGTTTTGACAGCCCTACTGCTAATAAACGAGTCTTCACTGCAGAAACAGTATACTGGGACCACTGGGTGAATTTAGCTGTATTAAATTTGCAAAACCAGAATAATCCAAATTTGAAGTTGTAAAACAAAGAATCGCAATGCCCaaaacaaaaattcaaaagttaaatataaaaaaatcaaaccaTTCAGACGCATAAAAGATTCTTCTTTGTGTATTAAATTTGCAACTTGCAAGATGCATTTGAGTCATTAAATCGCTGACGTTTCTGACTTGCTCTTCTTTTTATTGGGAGCCAAATCCTGACTTGCTCTCTTGTTTTCATTCATCATCTCGTTTGCACAGAATGTTGAGAACTCCATTCAGGTcgctttctttctttctctctctctctcatgcttAAAATTCCTTCTATTCTCGTGCTGCTGCTTCTTAATTTTCGTCCTTGTTGATTTGACAGTTTAATTTGCAGTGAATAATCTTGCATTTGGGTTTTTTCTCCAATAATAATTCTGATTTTTGGGATCATTTGgtattttcttattaaaattGCGGCTCAGAAAGTTGTCCGGTGCAAGAGTTTTGCTGACTCGGAGATGGCTTTCTCAAGACACAACAAGGTAAAGTTGCTCTATTCTTTTTACAGGTTTTCTCTTCAATTATTTCATTAAACTAATTTATTGTCATAATCTTTAGCGTTGTACATAGTAAAGAAGACAACTCATTACATTAGGAGAGAGCTGGTACTTAACTTCAACTAATAGTTGAGGTCATTTGAAATTTCAAACCTAATCATGTCTTCCctattaaattgttttaaactATAAAAAAGGGCAAATTTTTCAGTCCGAAGAATTGATCTTTTCGGAAACGATCTTGGGCTGACTGCTTTTGAACTAAATGTCATTCACATTTTtagattttaatatatttattcctATTTTGAGCTGCAAGCAATTTCATGTAAATAAGTAAATTTATGGCCCAAGGGCTAATttgatttctgcaaaaatcaaatggctgatttgatttttcagcAAACTGGAAGGCAAGGTAGCTCTAATTACAGGGGCAGCAAGTGGTATAGGCAAAGAAACAGCAACCAAATTCATCAACAATGGTGCCAAAGTAGTGCTAGCCGACATCCAGAAAGATGAGGGCCACCACACGACCCTGGAGCTCGGTCAGAATGCTGCCTTCGTTGCATGCGACGTCACCAAAGAATCGGACGTTTCAGACGCTGTGGACTTCACCGTGTCCAAGTTCGGCCACCTCGACATCATGTACAACAATGCAGGCATTGCCTGTCATACCCCCCCAAGCATAGTGGACCTTGACTTGGCCTCCTTCGACAGAGTCATGGCGATCAATGTCCGGGGTGTGGTGTCTGGGATCAAGCACGGGGCCCGTGTCATGATCCCGAGGGAAAGAGGGGTTATCCTCTGCACAGCCAGTGTGACAGGCCTAATGGGAGGACTAGCACAACACACTTACTCTGTGTCCAAGAGTGGCGTGATAGGGATCGTGAGATCAGTTGCATCGGAGCTGTGCAGGCACGGGATTCGTGTCAACTGCATATCCCCGATGGCCATCCCGACCCCGTTTGTGATGGACGAGATAAAGAAGTACTACCCGGAGGTCGATCCTCATAGGCTGGTGAAGATGGTGCATGATTTCAGTGTGCTGAAAGGAGCTGTTTGTGAGCCTGGTGACATTGCAAATGCTGCTGTGTTTCTTGCATCTGATGATGCAAAGTTTGTTAGTGGGCATAATCTTGTTGTAGATGGTGGCTTCACATCGTTCAAGAATATCACTCTTCCTACACCAGATCAGCTATGATGAGAAAGAGTATACATTTATTTGATGCCAACTTCTCTTTGTCTTTCACTTGTTGCCTGCTTTATTTGGTTTGGTTAGGTTAGCATTGGATGTCCCCGTCACTATTTCAATAAAGTCGAGAACGacagataaatatattttgaaatctTAAAAGTCCAAATTATATTATTACTGTATCATCAAAAGTCCATATTTAAAGAAACAATCTATCCTGCTGGCCATAATGAAGAaccaaaattaaattttggcccctaatcttaaaataataaaatatggccattaattaggcggtATGCCTATTATACCTTTTTTACCCGTGTGATCCAGCCCAGCCATCTCCTTTTACCCATCGGATCCAATCCAAccccctatctctctctctcgttgccGTCAATGAAGAGCTGATTCTCCCCCTTTCTCACACTGATTCCAATTTCGTAGCCACTTTACGCGTGATTCTCctatcttcctctctctctctctcgcccctGTCGACGAAGAGAGGCtattctcgtctctctctctctctctctcgtcgcTTTTGACGAATTTGCAGTGATCCGGCGAGTTTTGATACGAgattttgtttgtttgattcatatgtgcttcatcttcttcacatcatgatttcttcattctattgatgttgtttctgtagttgtgctgcacgtatgacacttatggcactattaatacataagtgccaaaaggggaccattttaaacacttccccgcagggtttagatgttccatttagagtttagattattcatctagggttttttgtttgtttgtttcatgtgcttcatcttcttcacatcctgatttattcattatattgttgttgtttctatattagtatcataagtgccaagattttacttggttttattttggattttcgttgacacttatggcactaatgaaAAACATTAAAacgatttttattttgaatagaTGATCTCAAGTGTATATATCTTCAGCACTAGTTAAtgcttattgtttattttcaagGGTGTGGTTGAGTGAGATTAGAGGTGGATTTCACGCTTTAATACTGCTGCAATGTGCTTAAAAGTTAAAACGTGGAGATCGAGCTtcactatattaaatttatacaATTGTGCACAGGCAGATAATGGATTATTGTTGAAGGTgaaaattattttgattttaggGTATTTTCAACTTTTAGATGGAACATTAATTTTTCTTTCACATAATTTGGTTTGGTACAACCACTCCTGTAATTAGTAACTTAAATTAGGAAAAATCTTTTTCATGATTAATtcgtcccccccccccccccccaatttacTTTGCAGATGATGTCACATTATCGTCATATGTGtttattcatattattattttgacATTTTCAGAGTTATGGCAAAAttgattaaacaaaaaaaatctgatGCATAATTATTTGGTTGAGATTGAGATATGGCGGTTCATTGATGTGACTATAAGTTAGATCTTGCAGAAATGTGTAGTCATAAATTAGATTTTGCAAAAATGTGTAGTCGTAAATCAACTAAGAAAATTCTGCCTAATCAGATCCACTTGAAACAGAATTTGGGCCATGATGTATTGCATATCTCACACGACATACCcacaacaaaagaaataaatgatACTAGTTGGGAGCTGTCATTtgtcatttaattaattagactatcaaattaaatatcaaacTCTCAAGGCCTTGTGctacttttcatttttattcattgcCATTTAGTTGTCTATTTTTCACAATTATTAAGATTACTAACAAATATGGGATGATTTTtgttatacaaaatatatatatatataccgaaTAAGGAACGCAGagactatatatatacacgcttgtcttattttaaaataaacatTATAAATGACATTCACAATAAgctttttttataatttaaacatGATCTGATATGTTatttaagttatatatttaattattggttcTAAAACAAACAATACATAGTTTTACTAATTGAAACACTTTCCCCaaaattacaactctaaacccTCCCCACAATTCTCATATCATTAAGAAAGTGAATGATATTGTTGGAATGAGACACTTTTTAAAGCAAgtataattaaataagatacTTCCTCTgtcaagaaaaaatattattagaaGACATGCAATAcggttttaaataaaaataattaattgtattgtaaaTTAAATCGGACCcacatatataataataataatatattttattattattattacactaAAAGAGACTAAttttgtggacgtcccgaaataacaaaagagttttttttttttttttttttcgggagGAGTATTTATATTTTCCTATACTAAAAGGCTTCATTAATTTGTTAAATCATTATTTCAGTTGTCTTTTATGTCATGTTGATAATATATCGGTTGTTTGAAGGAAATTTGGTCCtataaaaacatttatatattCGTTCTatacaataatataaattaatttatcaattcaTTCTTCGATTCAATAAACATACGATTATTAGATATATGATTTCATTCTTAAGTTCCAACTTCATTCATGCTAAGATTAATTAATGATGATTCAATCCTTAAACAAAAACCTTTTAGATGAAGGCGGGTGGCCACGTAAAATAAATCATTAGAGGCAGCACCCTACtctagccaaaaccttttagttATAGGAAATTCTAgctatacaaataaaaatatggaaataatagcaTTTTTGACTGAAATACCCTTTTAGTGTGTAACAGTATAAAATACTCTATTACACacattttacactgttacacactttttcgcaatcacacacttttacgtaattacacattttttagaaaaagtgtgtaacattgtaaaatacactattacacgatttttgaaaaagtgtgtaacagtgtattttacactgttacacatttttttgcaattacacacttttacgttattacacacttttccgaaaaagtgtgtaacagtattaagggtataattgtacatttacattaaaaaaggctagtttttccatatttttatttgggtggatattttttccttttcttatccaAGAAGTGTtaattgagcccattaactctaaattattatgtaaaataattaatgaatcaaaatcagtcactacaagaaaactcTGGGTTTAATTATTGGCATTTTGTCATTGTTACATTTTTTTCACACCATGAAGGAAATATTGACAAGATGCATGAAATATAGAAATAAATAGAACCCATCgccacaaaattaaaattattgttataaagGTATTCCATTCACGAATAAATAATCACCATTTTACTGTCGCAGTTTTTTTTAGCCATTAATTCCGGCATATATACAACATCAAATTACTTTCAAGATGCGTAGTAGTAATAAGATAAAATACAAATGTGGTTCCATTTTATGTAGATATACGGTAATTTACAAGTTTGGTTGTTCAGTTATTGGACaaactattttaaaaatatatataatctcttaaattaaaattcatgatGTAATATACATATTGTGCCTAGAAAAATTTCAAACAAATGTAAACAAATAAGGAGTATACTAACTATAAATAAGTAATTAGATGAAGAAAGACGTGGGAATTAATGACTAAtgagattgtttttttttaaataagtaaataaaaaaattaacatatcGCGTTACGGTGAACTTGAACCTTGAATCTCAGGACTTGGACATTAACCATCTATCGCAGGCAGATACATGCACACATGGCTAATGATATTGTTGAGGACTCTTGAGGTGAGCATGGTACGTGAAAGGAATGAAAGAAGATGGGGAATCTGAAAAGAATAAATGAAAATGTGGTCCTTGAAACTTATGTTTTCCCCAATTTAAGGGATAAAtaatcataagtattaattGCCAACACATCTAACATTAGCTCCTGCAATTAATACAAAACCGCTTTGCACTCCCAAGCACTCATAACCAACATTTATTTTTCTGCCACTCccactatttaaaaaaaataaaatattttacctTAATTAATTTTAGCCTTCTTCTCTATATTTattcatatgtatatatatttataaattatactacaTATATtgatgcatgtatgtaaatttaattttttgatttgatagcttatatttatttcattttattagcttatatttatttcatatgcATGTAACTATTCCAACTGTCTGTGGTTCAAACTTCAAACTGCATGATATCTATGATGATCATCAAGACACAACGTTCAAAATTCATTGTGGTAAAAACTGATATGTGCGGCTTTTCTAGCTAAATCATGGAACAAAATCAGTAAGTTGGGATGAATTTTCTTGACCTCCATCAGTAGCTGATCAGTTGAGGTGCGACACCTACAAATTTatccacatatatataatcgCAAAGAGAGTAATTAATGAAGTCTATGAAATTATAGAAACTTACTTGAAGGAAAGAGTCTCTCTCTTTGCATTGTGATAAGTCAAGTTTAACTTGAAATATCTTTCAAAAACCCTTGAGAAAATGCTCCCC
The genomic region above belongs to Salvia miltiorrhiza cultivar Shanhuang (shh) chromosome 5, IMPLAD_Smil_shh, whole genome shotgun sequence and contains:
- the LOC130985373 gene encoding short-chain dehydrogenase reductase 3a-like isoform X1, yielding MFSGWLASADGTELRMLRTPFRKLSGARVLLTRRWLSQDTTSKLEGKVALITGAASGIGKETATKFINNGAKVVLADIQKDEGHHTTLELGQNAAFVACDVTKESDVSDAVDFTVSKFGHLDIMYNNAGIACHTPPSIVDLDLASFDRVMAINVRGVVSGIKHGARVMIPRERGVILCTASVTGLMGGLAQHTYSVSKSGVIGIVRSVASELCRHGIRVNCISPMAIPTPFVMDEIKKYYPEVDPHRLVKMVHDFSVLKGAVCEPGDIANAAVFLASDDAKFVSGHNLVVDGGFTSFKNITLPTPDQL
- the LOC130985373 gene encoding short-chain dehydrogenase reductase 3a-like isoform X2, whose product is MIFRFCLSRMLRTPFRKLSGARVLLTRRWLSQDTTSKLEGKVALITGAASGIGKETATKFINNGAKVVLADIQKDEGHHTTLELGQNAAFVACDVTKESDVSDAVDFTVSKFGHLDIMYNNAGIACHTPPSIVDLDLASFDRVMAINVRGVVSGIKHGARVMIPRERGVILCTASVTGLMGGLAQHTYSVSKSGVIGIVRSVASELCRHGIRVNCISPMAIPTPFVMDEIKKYYPEVDPHRLVKMVHDFSVLKGAVCEPGDIANAAVFLASDDAKFVSGHNLVVDGGFTSFKNITLPTPDQL
- the LOC130985373 gene encoding short-chain dehydrogenase reductase 3a-like isoform X4, giving the protein MLRTPFRKLSGARVLLTRRWLSQDTTSKLEGKVALITGAASGIGKETATKFINNGAKVVLADIQKDEGHHTTLELGQNAAFVACDVTKESDVSDAVDFTVSKFGHLDIMYNNAGIACHTPPSIVDLDLASFDRVMAINVRGVVSGIKHGARVMIPRERGVILCTASVTGLMGGLAQHTYSVSKSGVIGIVRSVASELCRHGIRVNCISPMAIPTPFVMDEIKKYYPEVDPHRLVKMVHDFSVLKGAVCEPGDIANAAVFLASDDAKFVSGHNLVVDGGFTSFKNITLPTPDQL
- the LOC130985373 gene encoding short-chain dehydrogenase reductase 3a-like isoform X3; protein product: MIFRFCLSRKLSGARVLLTRRWLSQDTTSKLEGKVALITGAASGIGKETATKFINNGAKVVLADIQKDEGHHTTLELGQNAAFVACDVTKESDVSDAVDFTVSKFGHLDIMYNNAGIACHTPPSIVDLDLASFDRVMAINVRGVVSGIKHGARVMIPRERGVILCTASVTGLMGGLAQHTYSVSKSGVIGIVRSVASELCRHGIRVNCISPMAIPTPFVMDEIKKYYPEVDPHRLVKMVHDFSVLKGAVCEPGDIANAAVFLASDDAKFVSGHNLVVDGGFTSFKNITLPTPDQL